The following DNA comes from Simkania negevensis Z.
CAAGATCTTGGAGATTGGGGTAAAGAGCATGGATATAAACGGTCGGAAGGGTTGATTCATGTTTTGCAGGAAATTTTGAAAGAAGAAGGCGATTTTTGGCTCCGTCTCCTCTACCTTTATCCCGATGAAATCACTCTCCCACTCATTCAACTCATGAAAAGTGATCCTCGCATTTGCCCGTATCTCGACATGCCTATTCAACATGTCAATAACACGATTTTAAAGGCAATGCATCGGGCAACTTCAAAAGAGCAAATTATCGAGACGCTTCAGTGGCTTCGCATGGAAATCCCAGACATTTCTGTTCGGACAAGTTTAATTGTGGGCTTTCCGGGAGAGACCGACAAGCAGTTCCAAGAACTTGTCGAATTTATTCAAGAATACCCCTTGGATCAAGTGGGGATATTTCAATACTCTCAAGAGCCTGGATCAGTTGCTGCTTCTCTTCCCGACCAAGTTCCAGAAGATGTCAAAAAGAAAAGGCAACATCGTCTTGCGAAAGTGCAACAAAAAGTGGTCAATCAGCTGCTGAAAAAACAAATAGGTAAAACATTGGAAGTGGTTGTCGAAGGGTACCATCCTGAGACAGACCTACTCATGGTGGGACGTCATCGTGGCCAATGTCCTGATATAGATGGAATTGTTATTTTAAATGATACAGAGGCAGTGGATGCCTTTGGAAAGCGGTATCTCGTTGAAATCACCGAT
Coding sequences within:
- the rimO gene encoding 30S ribosomal protein S12 methylthiotransferase RimO, which gives rise to MHFISLGCPRNLVDTEVMLGILLKAGYEITPHLEEADHIIINTCGFLEASREESLGTVEEAIEGRKKGARVIVTGCMVQTHEMEIKKHYPSVDYFLGSGDVENILKAVKEPTHGSHVTDARSYLEAGEVPRQISTPSHFAYLKIAEGCRKRCAYCIIPTIKGPLKSKPVDRILKEFRLLRNQGVQEIILIAQDLGDWGKEHGYKRSEGLIHVLQEILKEEGDFWLRLLYLYPDEITLPLIQLMKSDPRICPYLDMPIQHVNNTILKAMHRATSKEQIIETLQWLRMEIPDISVRTSLIVGFPGETDKQFQELVEFIQEYPLDQVGIFQYSQEPGSVAASLPDQVPEDVKKKRQHRLAKVQQKVVNQLLKKQIGKTLEVVVEGYHPETDLLMVGRHRGQCPDIDGIVILNDTEAVDAFGKRYLVEITDVATYDLVGTVLNRSAIPT